The DNA sequence ATCTCATTGATGCAAATCAAATTTGTCGTTTTTGAAAATGCTTGTACGGGTGTAATCTTAATTGACCTTAGAATTTTAGGCGGAGAAATTAAGGTGCGAGATGATCCCGAAGAAATAGCCAAAAACCTAGTTCAAGAGAACGGTCTGGAGGCTGCTCGTAAAATTGTATCTGAGGGAACCCAAACAGCACAATTAGAAGGTGACAATTACGGGTTGTCAGTTTGGCGCGAGGTCAAAGCGATCCTCTCGGACGATTCAGAGGTTAAATCGTAGCTCTGGACCTCCTTAGAAGGTCTCGTTATATAAGCCATCCAATTAGTTAACTCCAAAAGGAACCATCATGAACAAATCTGATCTTGCCACCGCTGTCGCGGAAGCCACCGATATCTCGAATTCTGACGCAACAAAAGCTGTCGATGCCACCTTTGCCACCATTACCAACGCTTTAAAGTCCGGTGAAAGCATCCAACTGGTTGGCTTTGGCACATTCAGTGTTGCCGATCGTGCGGCGAGAGAAGGTCGAAATCCTAGCACTGGTGAGACAATTCAAATCGCGGCTTCGAAAGCTGCTA is a window from the Rhodospirillaceae bacterium genome containing:
- a CDS encoding HU family DNA-binding protein, producing the protein MNKSDLATAVAEATDISNSDATKAVDATFATITNALKSGESIQLVGFGTFSVADRAAREGRNPSTGETIQIAASKAAKFKAGKGLKDAVNG